In Mytilus edulis chromosome 6, xbMytEdul2.2, whole genome shotgun sequence, the following proteins share a genomic window:
- the LOC139528055 gene encoding huntingtin-interacting protein 1-like isoform X8: protein MSTRHLPRAIGSRGKTALEIERENFEKSQHVAITKAISATECPVKEKHARTIVLGTFKDHGAGLYWTIGGKLPLQGNPIIAWKFIHVLHKILRDGHPHAIPDSFKNHAILKELAKLWMHLKEGYGKLIACYCKLMVEKLNFHRKNKEIPGNLNLSDEQFAKICGSDVNNYFEISVEMLDYMDEILSLQQAVFGSLDMSRSNSMTNSGQCRLAPLILCIQDSCQLYDYIVKSLFRLHSSLPPDTLSGHRDRFLSMYKRLKQFYLSSSNLQYFKNLVQVPGLPDEPPNFLIASDFSKHVKPVAVVPDEPEPEAEPEIEVEDLIDTSVSQPPVQVNNFGNGFPEVDERDHIIERLTKEIQYLRSEIERLKLEDQKILSAQKEEIARLEKILSELRLSADRSLKDNDELKKRLKQTETVHVGAATKLADAEKHAKGFEDKFKKMKDIYQKLREEHVSLLRTNAEVTKKLDAEKRTVAEKEQLLQESKSEMDRIEQERKVIQESLKQSADQTSSQLAMTMAKNTDLQTDKEHLENQLKMLEDTKSSLMNQLQASEEECSNLQTQLNELEDEKRTQETSLTGEITTLQQQFTALKIEKESSDTELDHQLQELKTKLEQEMSDKKSLEQQLKQQISDLESRLSQSQSEKQNTEQKLSGDIDLIHKQLLDASIKEGKVIIQDALDQFQNPTHIAVKCTAEFLLMRTEPVLSSLETIKGMQGKYNGDKTELANLVKTITGFSHHFGDCVIHGIATTHSANLEAGEELGNACREAGESGLKVLDTLGQGASIESDVNHAVQCVKKMITLAEDLVPKSVEIKEKEIGDLVDTEMQSTTSAIEMAARRIAEMLEKTREATSGVELKVNESILDSCTSLMHAIRILIERSRDLQKEIVAQGRGTSTEKEFYKKNHRWTEGLLSAAKAVGWGATALMEAADKVVRGEGKFEELIVCSNEIAASTAQLVVASKVKADRRSKKLTSLSEASKGVTENTGKVVGSAREGSQIIEERGLMDFSKLSLMQTKKNEMQSQVRVLELEKELETERYKLGEIRKKHYQLAGASEGWDEEEIKPINKKKTAMWK, encoded by the exons ATGTCAACGAGACATTTACCCAGAGCTATTGGGAGCAGGGGAAAAACTGCACTTGAAATAGAAAGAGAGAATTTTGAGAAAAGTCAG caTGTAGCAATCACCAAAGCCATCAGTGCGACAGAATGTCCAGTGAAGGAGAAGCATGCCAGAA CTATTGTTCTAGGTACATTTAAGGACCATGGAGCAGGACTATACTGGACAATTGGTGGAAAACTGCCACTGCAGGGAAATCCTATTATTGCATGGAAATTTATTCATGTACTACATAAAATACTGAGGGATGGACACCCACAT gcAATACCAGACTCATTCAAAAACCATGCAATCCTGAAAGAGCTTGCAAAGCTATGG ATGCATCTAAAGGAAGGATATGGAAAGCTTATTGCTTGTTATTGTAAACTGATGGTAGAGAAACTGAATTTTCATAGAaag aataaagaaataCCTGGAAACCTGAATTTATCAGACGAACAGTTTGCTAAGATTTGTGGGTCTGATGTTAATAATTA ttttgagaTCAGTGTAGAAATGCTGGATTATATGGATGAGATTTTGAGTCTTCAACAAGCAG tgttTGGTTCTTTAGACATGTCCCGATCTAACTCTATGACAAATTCTGGACAGTGTCGACTTGCCCCATTGATATTGTGTATACAAGATTCTTGTCAACTCTATGACTATATTGTTAAATCCTTGTTCCGTTTACATTCTA GTCTTCCTCCTGACACACTGTCTGGCCATAGAGACAGATTTCTATCCATGTATAAAAG GTTAAAACAGTTTTATTTGAGTAGCAGTAACctacaatattttaaaaatctagTCCAAGTTCCTGGCTTGCCTGAT gaaCCTCCAAATTTTTTAATAGCATCAGATTTCAGTAAGCATGTAAAACCTGTGGCTGTGGTACCTGATGAACCAGAACCAGAGGCGGAGCCAGAGATAGAAGTGGAGGATTTGATTGACACATCAGTTTCACAACCACCTGTACAG gtgAATAATTTTGGAAATGGTTTTCCTGAAGTTGATGAAAG AGATCATATTATAGAAAGATTAACAAAAGAAATCCAGTATCTCAGATCAGAGATAGAAAGATTGAAATTAGAG gACCAGAAGATTTTATCTGCACAGAAAGAAGAGATAGCCAGattggaaaaaatattatcagaGTTAAGATTGTCTGCAGATAGGTCTTTAAAA GATAATGATGAATTGAAGAAGAGGTTAAAACAGACTGAGACTGTACATGTTGGTGCTGCTACCAAACTAGCAGACGCAGAAA aacatGCAAAAGGATTTGAAGATAAGTTCAAGAAGATGAAAGACATATATCAGAAGTTAAGAGAGGAACATGTCTCACTATTACGAACA AATGCTGAAGTAACAAAGAAATTAGATGCAGAGAAAAGAACTGTTGCTGAAAAGGAACAATTACTACAG GAATCCAAATCAGAGATGGATCGAATAGAACAAGAGAGAAAGGTCATTCAGGAAAGTCTAAAACAAAGTGCTGACCAGACCTCGTCCCAGCTGGCCATGACAATGGCTAAAAATACAGATTTACAAACAGATAAAGAG CATTTAGAAAATCAATTGAAGATGTTGGAGGACACTAAGTCTAGTTTAATGAACCAGTTACAAGCATCTGAAGAAGAATGTTCTAATCTGCAAACACAGTTAAATGAATTGGAGGATGAAAAAAGGACACAGGAAACTTCTCTAACAGGGGAAATAACTACTCTACAACAACAATTTACAgcattaaaaatagaaaaagagtCTTCAGACACTGAACTTGATCATCAATTACAAGAGTTAAAG acAAAATTGGAACAAGAAATGTCAGACAAGAAATCTTTAGAACAACAGCTTAAACAGCAGATATCAGATTTAGAATCCAGACTGAGTCAAAGTCAatcagaaaaacaaaacacagaacaaAAACTATCAGGAGATATAGATTTGATACATAAACAACTATTGG ATGCGTCTATAAAAGAGGGCAAGGTCATTATACAAGATGCTTTAGATCAGTTTCAAAATCCTACACACATAGCTGTGAAATGTACAGCAG AATTCTTGTTAATGAGAACAGAACCAGTGCTATCTAGTTTGGAAACGATCAAAGGAATGCAGGGAAAATATAACGGTGACAAAACAG AGTTGGCCAATCTTGTTAAAACAATCACTGGATTTTCACATCACTTTGGAGACTGTGTGATTCATGGTATTGCTACAACACATTCAGCTAACCTTGAAGCTGGGGAAG AGTTAGGTAATGCTTGTAGAGAAGCTGGTGAAAGTGGACTTAAGGTGCTTGATACATTAGGACAAG GTGCTAGCATAGAATCTGATGTTAACCATGCTGTACAGtgtgtaaagaaaatgataacaCTGGCAGAAGATCTGGTTCCCAAGTCTGTGGAGATCAAAGAGAAGGAGATTGGGGACCTGGTCGATACAGAGATGCAGTCCACTACATCAGCTATTGAGATGGCTGCTAGGAGAATAGCT GAAATGTTAGAGAAGACAAGAGAAGCGACAAGTGGTGTAGAATTGAAAGTAAACGAGAGTATACTAGACTCTTGTACTAGTCTTATGCAT GCAATAAGAATATTGATAGAAAGATCAAGAGATTTACAGAAGGAAATAGTGGCACAGGGCAGG gGAACATCAACAGAGAAAGAGTTTTATAAGAAGAATCACAGATGGACAGAAGGATTGTTATCAGCAGCTAAAGCTGTAGGCTGGGGAGCCACAGCATTGAT GGAAGCTGCAGACAAGGTAGTGAGGGGAGAAGGGAAGTTTGAGGAGTTAATTGTCTGTTCTAATGAGATTGCTGCAAGTACAGCTCAACTGGTTGTTGCCTCAAAGGTCAAGGCTGATAGGAGGAGTAAGAAACTGACTTCATTATCAGAGGCATCCAAAGGGGTGACTGAAAATACTGGAAAGGTTGTGGGATCAGCAAGGGAAGGATCACAAATTATTGAAGAACGAg GCCTTATGGATTTCTCTAAACTTTCACTGATGCAGACTAAAAAGAATGAGATGCAGTCCCAG GTGCGAGTACTTGAGTTAGAAAAGGAATTAGAAACGGAGAGGTACAAGCTTGGAGAAATCAGAAAGAAGCATTATCAACTTGCCGGGGCGAGTGAAGGCTGGGATGAGGAAGAG ATTAAACCtatcaataaaaagaaaactgCAATGTGGAAATAA
- the LOC139528055 gene encoding huntingtin-interacting protein 1-like isoform X1 encodes MSTRHLPRAIGSRGKTALEIERENFEKSQHVAITKAISATECPVKEKHARTIVLGTFKDHGAGLYWTIGGKLPLQGNPIIAWKFIHVLHKILRDGHPHAIPDSFKNHAILKELAKLWMHLKEGYGKLIACYCKLMVEKLNFHRKNKEIPGNLNLSDEQFAKICGSDVNNYVSRKELVIFEISVEMLDYMDEILSLQQAVFGSLDMSRSNSMTNSGQCRLAPLILCIQDSCQLYDYIVKSLFRLHSSLPPDTLSGHRDRFLSMYKRLKQFYLSSSNLQYFKNLVQVPGLPDEPPNFLIASDFSKHVKPVAVVPDEPEPEAEPEIEVEDLIDTSVSQPPVQVNNFGNGFPEVDERDHIIERLTKEIQYLRSEIERLKLEDQKILSAQKEEIARLEKILSELRLSADRSLKDNDELKKRLKQTETVHVGAATKLADAEKHAKGFEDKFKKMKDIYQKLREEHVSLLRTNAEVTKKLDAEKRTVAEKEQLLQESKSEMDRIEQERKVIQESLKQSADQTSSQLAMTMAKNTDLQTDKEHLENQLKMLEDTKSSLMNQLQASEEECSNLQTQLNELEDEKRTQETSLTGEITTLQQQFTALKIEKESSDTELDHQLQELKTKLEQEMSDKKSLEQQLKQQISDLESRLSQSQSEKQNTEQKLSGDIDLIHKQLLDASIKEGKVIIQDALDQFQNPTHIAVKCTAEFLLMRTEPVLSSLETIKGMQGKYNGDKTELANLVKTITGFSHHFGDCVIHGIATTHSANLEAGEELGNACREAGESGLKVLDTLGQGASIESDVNHAVQCVKKMITLAEDLVPKSVEIKEKEIGDLVDTEMQSTTSAIEMAARRIAEMLEKTREATSGVELKVNESILDSCTSLMHAIRILIERSRDLQKEIVAQGRGTSTEKEFYKKNHRWTEGLLSAAKAVGWGATALMEAADKVVRGEGKFEELIVCSNEIAASTAQLVVASKVKADRRSKKLTSLSEASKGVTENTGKVVGSAREGSQIIEERGLMDFSKLSLMQTKKNEMQSQVRVLELEKELETERYKLGEIRKKHYQLAGASEGWDEEEDQECDTESPRQPGTPSPPPLEFDPFM; translated from the exons ATGTCAACGAGACATTTACCCAGAGCTATTGGGAGCAGGGGAAAAACTGCACTTGAAATAGAAAGAGAGAATTTTGAGAAAAGTCAG caTGTAGCAATCACCAAAGCCATCAGTGCGACAGAATGTCCAGTGAAGGAGAAGCATGCCAGAA CTATTGTTCTAGGTACATTTAAGGACCATGGAGCAGGACTATACTGGACAATTGGTGGAAAACTGCCACTGCAGGGAAATCCTATTATTGCATGGAAATTTATTCATGTACTACATAAAATACTGAGGGATGGACACCCACAT gcAATACCAGACTCATTCAAAAACCATGCAATCCTGAAAGAGCTTGCAAAGCTATGG ATGCATCTAAAGGAAGGATATGGAAAGCTTATTGCTTGTTATTGTAAACTGATGGTAGAGAAACTGAATTTTCATAGAaag aataaagaaataCCTGGAAACCTGAATTTATCAGACGAACAGTTTGCTAAGATTTGTGGGTCTGATGTTAATAATTA TGTATCTAGAAAGGAGTTAGTAAT ttttgagaTCAGTGTAGAAATGCTGGATTATATGGATGAGATTTTGAGTCTTCAACAAGCAG tgttTGGTTCTTTAGACATGTCCCGATCTAACTCTATGACAAATTCTGGACAGTGTCGACTTGCCCCATTGATATTGTGTATACAAGATTCTTGTCAACTCTATGACTATATTGTTAAATCCTTGTTCCGTTTACATTCTA GTCTTCCTCCTGACACACTGTCTGGCCATAGAGACAGATTTCTATCCATGTATAAAAG GTTAAAACAGTTTTATTTGAGTAGCAGTAACctacaatattttaaaaatctagTCCAAGTTCCTGGCTTGCCTGAT gaaCCTCCAAATTTTTTAATAGCATCAGATTTCAGTAAGCATGTAAAACCTGTGGCTGTGGTACCTGATGAACCAGAACCAGAGGCGGAGCCAGAGATAGAAGTGGAGGATTTGATTGACACATCAGTTTCACAACCACCTGTACAG gtgAATAATTTTGGAAATGGTTTTCCTGAAGTTGATGAAAG AGATCATATTATAGAAAGATTAACAAAAGAAATCCAGTATCTCAGATCAGAGATAGAAAGATTGAAATTAGAG gACCAGAAGATTTTATCTGCACAGAAAGAAGAGATAGCCAGattggaaaaaatattatcagaGTTAAGATTGTCTGCAGATAGGTCTTTAAAA GATAATGATGAATTGAAGAAGAGGTTAAAACAGACTGAGACTGTACATGTTGGTGCTGCTACCAAACTAGCAGACGCAGAAA aacatGCAAAAGGATTTGAAGATAAGTTCAAGAAGATGAAAGACATATATCAGAAGTTAAGAGAGGAACATGTCTCACTATTACGAACA AATGCTGAAGTAACAAAGAAATTAGATGCAGAGAAAAGAACTGTTGCTGAAAAGGAACAATTACTACAG GAATCCAAATCAGAGATGGATCGAATAGAACAAGAGAGAAAGGTCATTCAGGAAAGTCTAAAACAAAGTGCTGACCAGACCTCGTCCCAGCTGGCCATGACAATGGCTAAAAATACAGATTTACAAACAGATAAAGAG CATTTAGAAAATCAATTGAAGATGTTGGAGGACACTAAGTCTAGTTTAATGAACCAGTTACAAGCATCTGAAGAAGAATGTTCTAATCTGCAAACACAGTTAAATGAATTGGAGGATGAAAAAAGGACACAGGAAACTTCTCTAACAGGGGAAATAACTACTCTACAACAACAATTTACAgcattaaaaatagaaaaagagtCTTCAGACACTGAACTTGATCATCAATTACAAGAGTTAAAG acAAAATTGGAACAAGAAATGTCAGACAAGAAATCTTTAGAACAACAGCTTAAACAGCAGATATCAGATTTAGAATCCAGACTGAGTCAAAGTCAatcagaaaaacaaaacacagaacaaAAACTATCAGGAGATATAGATTTGATACATAAACAACTATTGG ATGCGTCTATAAAAGAGGGCAAGGTCATTATACAAGATGCTTTAGATCAGTTTCAAAATCCTACACACATAGCTGTGAAATGTACAGCAG AATTCTTGTTAATGAGAACAGAACCAGTGCTATCTAGTTTGGAAACGATCAAAGGAATGCAGGGAAAATATAACGGTGACAAAACAG AGTTGGCCAATCTTGTTAAAACAATCACTGGATTTTCACATCACTTTGGAGACTGTGTGATTCATGGTATTGCTACAACACATTCAGCTAACCTTGAAGCTGGGGAAG AGTTAGGTAATGCTTGTAGAGAAGCTGGTGAAAGTGGACTTAAGGTGCTTGATACATTAGGACAAG GTGCTAGCATAGAATCTGATGTTAACCATGCTGTACAGtgtgtaaagaaaatgataacaCTGGCAGAAGATCTGGTTCCCAAGTCTGTGGAGATCAAAGAGAAGGAGATTGGGGACCTGGTCGATACAGAGATGCAGTCCACTACATCAGCTATTGAGATGGCTGCTAGGAGAATAGCT GAAATGTTAGAGAAGACAAGAGAAGCGACAAGTGGTGTAGAATTGAAAGTAAACGAGAGTATACTAGACTCTTGTACTAGTCTTATGCAT GCAATAAGAATATTGATAGAAAGATCAAGAGATTTACAGAAGGAAATAGTGGCACAGGGCAGG gGAACATCAACAGAGAAAGAGTTTTATAAGAAGAATCACAGATGGACAGAAGGATTGTTATCAGCAGCTAAAGCTGTAGGCTGGGGAGCCACAGCATTGAT GGAAGCTGCAGACAAGGTAGTGAGGGGAGAAGGGAAGTTTGAGGAGTTAATTGTCTGTTCTAATGAGATTGCTGCAAGTACAGCTCAACTGGTTGTTGCCTCAAAGGTCAAGGCTGATAGGAGGAGTAAGAAACTGACTTCATTATCAGAGGCATCCAAAGGGGTGACTGAAAATACTGGAAAGGTTGTGGGATCAGCAAGGGAAGGATCACAAATTATTGAAGAACGAg GCCTTATGGATTTCTCTAAACTTTCACTGATGCAGACTAAAAAGAATGAGATGCAGTCCCAG GTGCGAGTACTTGAGTTAGAAAAGGAATTAGAAACGGAGAGGTACAAGCTTGGAGAAATCAGAAAGAAGCATTATCAACTTGCCGGGGCGAGTGAAGGCTGGGATGAGGAAGAG GACCAAGAGTGTGACACTGAATCACCAAGGCAACCA
- the LOC139528055 gene encoding huntingtin-interacting protein 1-like isoform X4, with amino-acid sequence MSTRHLPRAIGSRGKTALEIERENFEKSQHVAITKAISATECPVKEKHARTIVLGTFKDHGAGLYWTIGGKLPLQGNPIIAWKFIHVLHKILRDGHPHAIPDSFKNHAILKELAKLWMHLKEGYGKLIACYCKLMVEKLNFHRKNKEIPGNLNLSDEQFAKICGSDVNNYVSRKELVIFEISVEMLDYMDEILSLQQAVFGSLDMSRSNSMTNSGQCRLAPLILCIQDSCQLYDYIVKSLFRLHSSLPPDTLSGHRDRFLSMYKRLKQFYLSSSNLQYFKNLVQVPGLPDEPPNFLIASDFSKHVKPVAVVPDEPEPEAEPEIEVEDLIDTSVSQPPVQVNNFGNGFPEVDERDHIIERLTKEIQYLRSEIERLKLEDQKILSAQKEEIARLEKILSELRLSADRSLKDNDELKKRLKQTETVHVGAATKLADAEKHAKGFEDKFKKMKDIYQKLREEHVSLLRTNAEVTKKLDAEKRTVAEKEQLLQESKSEMDRIEQERKVIQESLKQSADQTSSQLAMTMAKNTDLQTDKEHLENQLKMLEDTKSSLMNQLQASEEECSNLQTQLNELEDEKRTQETSLTGEITTLQQQFTALKIEKESSDTELDHQLQELKTKLEQEMSDKKSLEQQLKQQISDLESRLSQSQSEKQNTEQKLSGDIDLIHKQLLDASIKEGKVIIQDALDQFQNPTHIAVKCTAEFLLMRTEPVLSSLETIKGMQGKYNGDKTELANLVKTITGFSHHFGDCVIHGIATTHSANLEAGEELGNACREAGESGLKVLDTLGQGASIESDVNHAVQCVKKMITLAEDLVPKSVEIKEKEIGDLVDTEMQSTTSAIEMAARRIAEMLEKTREATSGVELKVNESILDSCTSLMHAIRILIERSRDLQKEIVAQGRGTSTEKEFYKKNHRWTEGLLSAAKAVGWGATALMEAADKVVRGEGKFEELIVCSNEIAASTAQLVVASKVKADRRSKKLTSLSEASKGVTENTGKVVGSAREGSQIIEERGLMDFSKLSLMQTKKNEMQSQVRVLELEKELETERYKLGEIRKKHYQLAGASEGWDEEEDQECDTESPRQPTKK; translated from the exons ATGTCAACGAGACATTTACCCAGAGCTATTGGGAGCAGGGGAAAAACTGCACTTGAAATAGAAAGAGAGAATTTTGAGAAAAGTCAG caTGTAGCAATCACCAAAGCCATCAGTGCGACAGAATGTCCAGTGAAGGAGAAGCATGCCAGAA CTATTGTTCTAGGTACATTTAAGGACCATGGAGCAGGACTATACTGGACAATTGGTGGAAAACTGCCACTGCAGGGAAATCCTATTATTGCATGGAAATTTATTCATGTACTACATAAAATACTGAGGGATGGACACCCACAT gcAATACCAGACTCATTCAAAAACCATGCAATCCTGAAAGAGCTTGCAAAGCTATGG ATGCATCTAAAGGAAGGATATGGAAAGCTTATTGCTTGTTATTGTAAACTGATGGTAGAGAAACTGAATTTTCATAGAaag aataaagaaataCCTGGAAACCTGAATTTATCAGACGAACAGTTTGCTAAGATTTGTGGGTCTGATGTTAATAATTA TGTATCTAGAAAGGAGTTAGTAAT ttttgagaTCAGTGTAGAAATGCTGGATTATATGGATGAGATTTTGAGTCTTCAACAAGCAG tgttTGGTTCTTTAGACATGTCCCGATCTAACTCTATGACAAATTCTGGACAGTGTCGACTTGCCCCATTGATATTGTGTATACAAGATTCTTGTCAACTCTATGACTATATTGTTAAATCCTTGTTCCGTTTACATTCTA GTCTTCCTCCTGACACACTGTCTGGCCATAGAGACAGATTTCTATCCATGTATAAAAG GTTAAAACAGTTTTATTTGAGTAGCAGTAACctacaatattttaaaaatctagTCCAAGTTCCTGGCTTGCCTGAT gaaCCTCCAAATTTTTTAATAGCATCAGATTTCAGTAAGCATGTAAAACCTGTGGCTGTGGTACCTGATGAACCAGAACCAGAGGCGGAGCCAGAGATAGAAGTGGAGGATTTGATTGACACATCAGTTTCACAACCACCTGTACAG gtgAATAATTTTGGAAATGGTTTTCCTGAAGTTGATGAAAG AGATCATATTATAGAAAGATTAACAAAAGAAATCCAGTATCTCAGATCAGAGATAGAAAGATTGAAATTAGAG gACCAGAAGATTTTATCTGCACAGAAAGAAGAGATAGCCAGattggaaaaaatattatcagaGTTAAGATTGTCTGCAGATAGGTCTTTAAAA GATAATGATGAATTGAAGAAGAGGTTAAAACAGACTGAGACTGTACATGTTGGTGCTGCTACCAAACTAGCAGACGCAGAAA aacatGCAAAAGGATTTGAAGATAAGTTCAAGAAGATGAAAGACATATATCAGAAGTTAAGAGAGGAACATGTCTCACTATTACGAACA AATGCTGAAGTAACAAAGAAATTAGATGCAGAGAAAAGAACTGTTGCTGAAAAGGAACAATTACTACAG GAATCCAAATCAGAGATGGATCGAATAGAACAAGAGAGAAAGGTCATTCAGGAAAGTCTAAAACAAAGTGCTGACCAGACCTCGTCCCAGCTGGCCATGACAATGGCTAAAAATACAGATTTACAAACAGATAAAGAG CATTTAGAAAATCAATTGAAGATGTTGGAGGACACTAAGTCTAGTTTAATGAACCAGTTACAAGCATCTGAAGAAGAATGTTCTAATCTGCAAACACAGTTAAATGAATTGGAGGATGAAAAAAGGACACAGGAAACTTCTCTAACAGGGGAAATAACTACTCTACAACAACAATTTACAgcattaaaaatagaaaaagagtCTTCAGACACTGAACTTGATCATCAATTACAAGAGTTAAAG acAAAATTGGAACAAGAAATGTCAGACAAGAAATCTTTAGAACAACAGCTTAAACAGCAGATATCAGATTTAGAATCCAGACTGAGTCAAAGTCAatcagaaaaacaaaacacagaacaaAAACTATCAGGAGATATAGATTTGATACATAAACAACTATTGG ATGCGTCTATAAAAGAGGGCAAGGTCATTATACAAGATGCTTTAGATCAGTTTCAAAATCCTACACACATAGCTGTGAAATGTACAGCAG AATTCTTGTTAATGAGAACAGAACCAGTGCTATCTAGTTTGGAAACGATCAAAGGAATGCAGGGAAAATATAACGGTGACAAAACAG AGTTGGCCAATCTTGTTAAAACAATCACTGGATTTTCACATCACTTTGGAGACTGTGTGATTCATGGTATTGCTACAACACATTCAGCTAACCTTGAAGCTGGGGAAG AGTTAGGTAATGCTTGTAGAGAAGCTGGTGAAAGTGGACTTAAGGTGCTTGATACATTAGGACAAG GTGCTAGCATAGAATCTGATGTTAACCATGCTGTACAGtgtgtaaagaaaatgataacaCTGGCAGAAGATCTGGTTCCCAAGTCTGTGGAGATCAAAGAGAAGGAGATTGGGGACCTGGTCGATACAGAGATGCAGTCCACTACATCAGCTATTGAGATGGCTGCTAGGAGAATAGCT GAAATGTTAGAGAAGACAAGAGAAGCGACAAGTGGTGTAGAATTGAAAGTAAACGAGAGTATACTAGACTCTTGTACTAGTCTTATGCAT GCAATAAGAATATTGATAGAAAGATCAAGAGATTTACAGAAGGAAATAGTGGCACAGGGCAGG gGAACATCAACAGAGAAAGAGTTTTATAAGAAGAATCACAGATGGACAGAAGGATTGTTATCAGCAGCTAAAGCTGTAGGCTGGGGAGCCACAGCATTGAT GGAAGCTGCAGACAAGGTAGTGAGGGGAGAAGGGAAGTTTGAGGAGTTAATTGTCTGTTCTAATGAGATTGCTGCAAGTACAGCTCAACTGGTTGTTGCCTCAAAGGTCAAGGCTGATAGGAGGAGTAAGAAACTGACTTCATTATCAGAGGCATCCAAAGGGGTGACTGAAAATACTGGAAAGGTTGTGGGATCAGCAAGGGAAGGATCACAAATTATTGAAGAACGAg GCCTTATGGATTTCTCTAAACTTTCACTGATGCAGACTAAAAAGAATGAGATGCAGTCCCAG GTGCGAGTACTTGAGTTAGAAAAGGAATTAGAAACGGAGAGGTACAAGCTTGGAGAAATCAGAAAGAAGCATTATCAACTTGCCGGGGCGAGTGAAGGCTGGGATGAGGAAGAG GACCAAGAGTGTGACACTGAATCACCAAGGCAACCA